The Clostridia bacterium genomic interval ATGATGCAGGGTATCCACTATCTGCAGGAGTGCTAAATATAGGAGATACAGATTGGAATACTGGGAAAATATTAGGCATAGATATAGCGGAAGAATTGCCGTTTTCCCCCATAAGCAGTTTAAGTTTTAGAGATAATCTTAAACTGATTCATCAAAGCGATGTAGTCGTATTATCCGATCTTTACTTTGGTGAAGGAAATGTGAAAAATATTGAAATATTATTTGATGATAGCCTAAAAGATGTTCATATACTGGCCCTATATGATAAAATAAGCGATAAGGATTATACAGGTAATAAAGTTACAGCATTGTATGATAAACTCAAACAAAGAAAAAATGTTTTATTTTTTACTGATGAGGCTCATCTAATCTCCTTCATAAAGGATAAGTATAATTAGATATTTAGGTTTATTTATGATACTTTAGAAAGTTATGATTTATTTTAATATATAAAAAAGGAGGGTGGAGAGACATGGATAAAAAATTTTATTTGATTGGCATAGTGGTGGATGATAGGTGTAAACATGCTTGTGATGTACAAGAGATACTGACGAGAAACGGGAGTAAGATACTTACAAGATTGGGTGTGCATGATCCTGATGAGGATATGAGTATAATAACGCTGAATGTTAAAGCAGACCAAGAATTTGTAGAGCAGCTTGTATCTCAATTAGCTTCAATAGATGGTGTGAATGTAAAAAAGATTGAATTGTTTTAATAATATATATACCTGCTGTTTATAGCAGGTATATATATTATTATATTAAATAGAGAGGGATAGAGCGTATATGTCTCAAAACAAAAACAACAAACTTATATTAGTTACTGGCGGAGCTAGAAGTGGCAAAAGCACATTCGCTGAAAAAATAGCGGCTGAAATGGGAAAGGATATAGCATATATTGCAACAGCTATTCCTTTTGATGAGGGCATGAAACAAAGAATCAAAAAGCATAAACAGCAACGTCCAAGTACATGGGAAACATTCGAAGTGTACAGAGATATATACAAAACAATAAAAGAAATAAAATATCGTAAAGACTGTATTGTTTTAGACTGTATTACTCTGATGATAACAAATTTAATGATCGAAGAAACAGAAATAGATTGGGAAAATATGCCTTACCAGCATTCTCAGAGATTGGAGTCATATATAAAAGATCAGACATTGAAGTTGATACAAGAAGTGAAGACTGGAGACTGTTCTGCGATATTAGTCACTAATGAAGTGGGATGCGGCATAGTTCCAGACAACAATATGAGCATAATATTCAGGGATATATCAGGAAGGATCAATCAGATGATTGCAAGGCAGGCGGATGAGGTTTATCTGTTATCTTGTGGTATTCCGGTGAGAATAAAGTAGAGGGGAGGGGTTGCAGTTGCGATGGTTTAAAAGATTGATTTTGATGCTGCAATTTATGACAAGGATCCCCATCCCTGTTCAAATAGATGTAGAACAGGATGATTTT includes:
- the cobU gene encoding bifunctional adenosylcobinamide kinase/adenosylcobinamide-phosphate guanylyltransferase, with the protein product MSQNKNNKLILVTGGARSGKSTFAEKIAAEMGKDIAYIATAIPFDEGMKQRIKKHKQQRPSTWETFEVYRDIYKTIKEIKYRKDCIVLDCITLMITNLMIEETEIDWENMPYQHSQRLESYIKDQTLKLIQEVKTGDCSAILVTNEVGCGIVPDNNMSIIFRDISGRINQMIARQADEVYLLSCGIPVRIK